In Achromobacter xylosoxidans A8, a single window of DNA contains:
- a CDS encoding electron transfer flavoprotein subunit beta/FixA family protein codes for MKVLVPVKRVVDYNVKVRVKSDQTGVDIANVKMSMNPFDEIAVEEATRLKEKGAVAEVVAVSCGVAQCQETLRTAMAIGADRGVLVQTDAELQPLAVAKLLKALVDKEQPQLVILGKQAIDDDANQTGQMLAALLDWPQATFASKVELADGKVTVTREVDGGLETLTLKLPAIVTTDLRLNEPRYVTLPNIMKAKKKQLDTVTPEELGVDAAPRLKTLKVSEPPARKAGIKVADVAALVDKLKNEAKVV; via the coding sequence ATGAAGGTATTGGTACCTGTCAAGCGCGTCGTTGACTACAACGTCAAGGTGCGCGTCAAGTCTGATCAAACCGGCGTGGATATCGCCAATGTGAAGATGTCCATGAACCCCTTTGACGAAATTGCCGTCGAGGAAGCGACCCGCCTGAAGGAGAAGGGCGCGGTGGCCGAGGTCGTGGCGGTTTCTTGCGGCGTTGCGCAATGCCAGGAAACGCTGCGCACGGCCATGGCCATCGGCGCCGACCGCGGCGTGCTGGTCCAGACCGATGCCGAACTGCAGCCGCTGGCCGTGGCCAAGCTGTTGAAGGCGCTGGTCGACAAGGAACAGCCGCAGCTGGTGATCCTGGGCAAGCAAGCCATCGACGACGACGCCAACCAGACCGGCCAGATGCTGGCCGCGCTGCTGGACTGGCCGCAAGCCACGTTCGCCAGCAAGGTCGAGCTGGCCGACGGCAAGGTGACGGTCACGCGCGAAGTCGACGGCGGCCTGGAAACGCTGACCTTGAAGCTGCCGGCCATCGTCACCACCGACCTGCGCCTGAACGAGCCGCGCTACGTCACGCTGCCCAACATCATGAAGGCCAAGAAGAAGCAACTGGACACCGTCACGCCGGAAGAGCTGGGTGTGGACGCCGCGCCGCGCCTGAAGACGCTGAAGGTCAGCGAGCCGCCCGCCCGCAAGGCCGGCATCAAGGTGGCCGATGTCGCGGCCCTGGTGGACAAACTCAAGAACGAAGCGAAGGTGGTCTGA
- the mltB gene encoding lytic murein transglycosylase B, translating to MFICRRLLQLGTLSALLAGCSTTAPSATTNTAAGQPAAESTPAPIRIGPSAPTPGSELADDGPAALGANGALRPEVRSFVENLATERQLPLDPMVAALAGSRYNATVARLIAPSPPGKKIWRSWLTYRSRFVEPKRIGWGVEFYNENRDLLNQAAQRFGVPAPVIASIIGVETLYGRNMGNFRVLDALTTLAFDYPDPAKPERATMFRGQLADFLTLVMKDKLDLETRGSYAGAIGMPQFMPTSVMHYAVDGDDNGHIDLSNNTRDAIMSVGSFLSQHGWQRGLPVFAPVVLPTDPAPLVDGGLEPKQSWGTLTAAGARLQPGASAAGWGSQPLGVVDLVEEARGTAQYRVGTPNFFALTKYNRSYFYATSVADLASEIEARVGR from the coding sequence ATGTTCATCTGTCGGCGTTTACTGCAACTCGGAACGCTTTCCGCCCTGCTGGCGGGCTGCTCCACCACCGCTCCCTCTGCCACCACCAACACCGCCGCCGGCCAGCCGGCCGCCGAATCAACCCCGGCCCCCATTCGCATCGGACCCAGCGCGCCGACACCTGGTTCTGAACTGGCGGACGACGGTCCCGCCGCGCTGGGCGCCAATGGCGCGCTGCGGCCTGAAGTCCGTTCCTTTGTCGAAAACCTGGCCACCGAACGCCAATTGCCGCTGGACCCCATGGTCGCCGCGCTGGCCGGTTCGCGCTACAACGCCACCGTCGCGCGCCTGATCGCGCCGTCGCCGCCGGGCAAGAAAATCTGGCGCAGCTGGCTGACCTATCGCTCGCGCTTCGTCGAACCCAAGCGCATCGGCTGGGGCGTGGAGTTCTACAACGAGAACCGCGACCTGCTCAACCAGGCAGCGCAGCGCTTCGGCGTCCCGGCGCCCGTGATCGCCTCGATCATCGGCGTGGAAACGCTGTATGGCCGCAATATGGGCAATTTCCGCGTGCTGGACGCGCTGACCACGCTGGCCTTCGACTATCCGGACCCGGCCAAGCCCGAGCGCGCCACCATGTTCCGCGGCCAGTTGGCGGATTTCCTGACCCTGGTCATGAAGGACAAACTGGACCTGGAAACGCGCGGCTCCTACGCCGGCGCCATAGGCATGCCCCAGTTCATGCCCACCAGCGTCATGCATTACGCGGTGGACGGCGACGACAACGGCCATATCGACCTGAGCAACAACACGCGCGACGCGATCATGTCCGTGGGCAGCTTCCTGTCGCAGCACGGCTGGCAGCGCGGCCTGCCGGTGTTTGCCCCGGTGGTGTTGCCCACGGATCCTGCACCGCTGGTCGACGGCGGGCTGGAACCCAAGCAGAGCTGGGGCACGCTCACGGCGGCGGGCGCCCGCCTGCAGCCGGGCGCCTCGGCCGCCGGCTGGGGCAGCCAGCCGCTGGGCGTGGTCGATCTGGTCGAGGAAGCCCGCGGCACGGCGCAATACCGCGTCGGCACGCCCAACTTCTTCGCGCTCACCAAGTACAACCGCAGCTACTTCTACGCGACCTCGGTGGCGGATCTGGCGAGCGAGATCGAAGCCCGCGTGGGCCGCTGA
- a CDS encoding Bug family tripartite tricarboxylate transporter substrate binding protein, which yields MNKRTFLAAACSAIATAALPAANAYAQAAYPDKPIRVIMPWAAGGPTDVVGRVIAVQMGEILGQPLVIETRAGASGTIGTAQVAKAPADGYTLLMNPSVQGIYPAQFKNLSFDPIKDFQMVGVLGTVPMVAVVPPNSKFKTFGELIKQAQAQPGSLTFASPGVATLPHLAGELINTSTKAKITHVGYRGSSPALTDVAGGHVDLMYAPLAPALPLIQSGKIRPIAVTTKTRLAELPDVPTIAESVLPGFDIVTWYGMWAPKDTPQPIIAKLNKAMIEASQSPKVVEALKSQGTLPSAMSSQEAEAFNLAESQRWIKVMQDAGIQPE from the coding sequence ATGAACAAACGCACTTTCCTCGCCGCGGCATGCTCGGCGATCGCCACGGCAGCGTTGCCGGCAGCAAACGCCTACGCGCAGGCGGCTTATCCCGACAAGCCCATCCGCGTGATCATGCCGTGGGCGGCGGGCGGGCCGACGGACGTGGTCGGCCGCGTGATCGCGGTGCAGATGGGAGAGATCCTGGGCCAGCCGCTGGTGATCGAAACCCGCGCGGGGGCCAGCGGCACCATCGGTACCGCCCAGGTGGCCAAGGCGCCTGCCGACGGCTACACCTTGCTGATGAACCCGTCGGTGCAGGGCATCTACCCGGCCCAATTCAAGAATCTGAGCTTTGACCCGATCAAGGACTTCCAGATGGTGGGCGTGCTGGGCACGGTGCCGATGGTGGCCGTCGTCCCGCCCAATTCCAAATTCAAGACCTTCGGCGAACTGATCAAGCAGGCCCAGGCGCAGCCCGGCTCGCTGACCTTCGCTTCCCCCGGCGTCGCCACCTTGCCGCACCTGGCGGGCGAGCTGATCAATACCTCCACCAAGGCCAAGATCACCCACGTCGGCTACCGCGGCAGCAGCCCGGCCCTGACCGACGTCGCGGGCGGCCACGTGGACCTGATGTACGCGCCGCTGGCACCGGCCTTGCCCCTCATCCAGAGCGGCAAGATCCGCCCGATCGCCGTCACGACCAAGACGCGCCTGGCTGAGCTGCCCGATGTGCCGACCATCGCGGAGAGCGTCCTGCCCGGTTTCGACATCGTCACCTGGTACGGCATGTGGGCGCCCAAGGATACGCCGCAACCCATCATCGCCAAGCTGAACAAGGCCATGATCGAAGCGTCGCAATCGCCCAAGGTGGTGGAAGCGCTGAAATCGCAGGGCACCCTGCCCAGCGCCATGAGCTCCCAGGAAGCGGAAGCCTTCAACCTCGCGGAAAGCCAGCGCTGGATCAAAGTGATGCAGGACGCCGGCATCCAGCCCGAGTAA
- a CDS encoding cyclase family protein, protein MRWNNRPEGSNWGDFGPDDQRGCLNYITPANVLSGMREVREGLSFCLSLPLDYPGGNGVNVRRHPPKLRPTERDGDQYLNFPLGRLRPGCVDVLSDDIVEMSLQYSTQWDSLAHVGALFDANGDGLPERVYYNGYRPNEHVVGPVDYDVDNGYAKTDLGQGPASNAKKLDITQLAESCLQTRGVMVDLARHYGREQKSVGYDDLMRILEADRIEIEQGDIVLFHTEFGDALLEKNREPDPHTLHEICAGLDGSDEKLLQWITDSKVAAMASDNHALEIYPTQKPNACCAALPLHHHCIFKLGLPIGEMWYLGALARWLTANGRSRFLLTAPPLNLPGAVGSPVTPVATV, encoded by the coding sequence ATGAGATGGAACAACCGTCCCGAGGGATCGAACTGGGGAGATTTCGGGCCTGACGACCAGCGAGGTTGCCTGAATTACATCACCCCCGCGAACGTGCTGAGCGGCATGCGGGAAGTCCGCGAAGGACTGAGCTTCTGCCTGTCGCTGCCGCTGGATTACCCGGGCGGCAATGGCGTGAACGTGCGTCGTCATCCGCCCAAGCTGCGGCCTACCGAGAGGGATGGCGACCAGTACCTGAACTTTCCGTTGGGACGCCTGCGTCCCGGCTGCGTCGACGTGCTCAGCGACGACATTGTCGAAATGAGCTTGCAGTACTCGACGCAATGGGATTCGCTGGCCCACGTCGGCGCGCTGTTTGACGCCAATGGCGACGGCCTGCCCGAGCGTGTCTACTACAACGGCTATCGGCCCAACGAGCATGTTGTGGGCCCGGTGGACTACGACGTGGACAATGGCTATGCCAAGACCGACCTGGGGCAGGGGCCGGCCTCCAACGCCAAAAAGCTGGACATCACACAGCTGGCCGAATCGTGCCTGCAGACGCGCGGGGTAATGGTCGATCTGGCGCGCCACTACGGGCGAGAGCAGAAGTCGGTCGGCTATGACGACCTGATGCGCATTCTGGAAGCGGACCGGATCGAGATCGAGCAGGGCGATATCGTGCTGTTCCATACGGAATTCGGCGACGCCCTGCTGGAAAAGAACCGCGAGCCCGACCCCCACACGCTGCACGAAATCTGCGCCGGCCTGGACGGCAGCGACGAGAAGCTGCTGCAGTGGATCACCGACTCGAAGGTGGCGGCCATGGCGTCAGACAACCATGCGCTGGAAATCTATCCCACGCAGAAGCCCAATGCCTGCTGCGCCGCATTGCCCTTGCACCACCACTGCATCTTCAAGCTGGGCCTGCCGATAGGCGAGATGTGGTATCTCGGGGCGCTGGCGCGTTGGCTGACGGCCAACGGCCGCAGCCGCTTCCTGCTGACGGCGCCGCCGCTGAACCTGCCTGGCGCCGTGGGTTCGCCCGTGACGCCGGTCGCGACGGTGTAA
- the aspT gene encoding aspartate-alanine antiporter, translated as MEWFFDTLRKYPELAIFLTLGVGYWIGAKKIFGFNLGAVTGTLLVGVLVGQLNITIAPVLKQVFFLLFLFGLGYGVGPQFFRGMKSDGLPQVIFAVIICVICLLVTWATAVGFGFDAGTGAGLLSGAQTISAVMGVATDTINGLGIDAATKKKWIDSIPVAYAVCYIFGTVGSAWILASLGPKLMRVDIVKECQEYEAKMSGGADSMELSGYRKFIARAYKLDREEFVGKTVGDLESRFVEARVFVERIRRGDQIIDSDAKTVLQQGDILGVTGRHDALVTQAAGIIGTEVEDRDLISMPAEVVEVVLTNKNIAGKTIKEIADSEAGRELGRGVFLRKVVRGGHDMPVNWGLKLDRGDRLFVLGAKRDVERVVGRLGYVDRATSQTDMVFVGFGILLGGLFGSLVLTVGGVPVTLSTSGGALISGLIFGYLRSVHPTFGRVPEPVHWFLTSVGLTTFVAVVGISSGPGFVLGFQQLGAKLFIAGIIATSVPMIVGVYIARYVFKFHPAIALGVCAGARTTTAAIGQITETAKSQVPALGYTVPYAIGNTLLIIWGIVIVMLMS; from the coding sequence ATGGAATGGTTCTTTGACACTCTGCGAAAATATCCGGAACTTGCGATATTCCTTACCCTGGGTGTTGGGTACTGGATAGGCGCCAAGAAGATCTTCGGATTCAATCTGGGAGCCGTGACCGGCACGCTGCTGGTCGGCGTGCTGGTGGGACAGCTCAATATCACGATCGCTCCCGTCCTCAAGCAGGTCTTCTTCCTGCTCTTCCTGTTCGGTCTGGGTTACGGCGTCGGACCGCAGTTCTTCCGAGGGATGAAAAGCGATGGCCTTCCCCAGGTCATCTTTGCCGTCATTATTTGCGTGATCTGCCTGTTGGTGACATGGGCGACAGCCGTAGGCTTCGGCTTCGATGCCGGCACCGGCGCGGGCCTGTTGTCAGGGGCCCAAACCATTTCCGCGGTCATGGGCGTGGCGACGGACACCATCAACGGTTTGGGCATAGACGCAGCCACCAAAAAGAAATGGATCGACAGCATTCCTGTCGCCTACGCGGTCTGCTACATCTTCGGCACGGTCGGAAGCGCCTGGATCCTGGCATCCCTGGGCCCGAAGCTGATGCGCGTGGACATCGTGAAGGAGTGCCAGGAATACGAAGCCAAGATGTCCGGCGGCGCCGACTCGATGGAATTGTCGGGCTATCGCAAGTTCATTGCGCGCGCCTACAAGCTGGACCGCGAGGAATTTGTCGGCAAGACGGTGGGAGATCTGGAGTCCCGCTTCGTCGAGGCTCGAGTGTTCGTGGAACGCATCCGGCGCGGCGACCAGATCATCGACAGCGATGCCAAGACGGTGCTGCAGCAGGGCGACATACTGGGCGTGACCGGCAGGCATGACGCGCTGGTCACCCAGGCCGCTGGCATCATCGGCACCGAGGTCGAGGACCGCGACCTGATCAGCATGCCCGCCGAGGTCGTCGAGGTCGTGCTGACCAACAAGAACATCGCCGGCAAGACCATCAAGGAAATCGCGGACAGCGAAGCAGGCCGCGAACTGGGACGCGGCGTGTTCCTGCGCAAGGTCGTGCGCGGCGGCCACGACATGCCGGTCAACTGGGGCCTGAAGCTGGACCGCGGCGATCGCCTGTTCGTACTGGGCGCCAAGCGCGACGTTGAGCGCGTGGTCGGCCGGCTGGGCTACGTGGACCGCGCCACCAGCCAGACCGACATGGTCTTCGTCGGTTTCGGCATCCTGCTCGGCGGCCTGTTCGGCTCGCTGGTGCTGACCGTGGGCGGCGTTCCCGTCACCTTGTCGACCTCCGGCGGCGCGCTGATTTCCGGCCTGATCTTCGGCTATCTGCGCTCGGTGCATCCGACCTTCGGCCGGGTGCCGGAACCGGTGCACTGGTTCCTGACATCGGTGGGGCTGACGACGTTCGTTGCGGTCGTGGGCATATCTTCAGGGCCGGGATTCGTGCTGGGCTTCCAGCAATTGGGCGCCAAGCTCTTCATCGCGGGCATCATCGCCACCAGCGTTCCGATGATCGTGGGCGTGTACATTGCGCGGTACGTATTCAAGTTCCATCCCGCCATTGCGTTGGGAGTCTGCGCCGGAGCCCGGACCACCACCGCGGCCATCGGCCAGATCACCGAAACGGCGAAGAGCCAGGTGCCCGCACTGGGCTACACGGTTCCCTACGCCATCGGCAATACCCTGCTCATCATCTGGGGGATTGTCATCGTCATGCTCATGTCCTAG
- a CDS encoding histone deacetylase family protein produces METMYLTHPACRLHEMGSWHPESPQRLDAISDQLLASGLMPYLDDRQAPQASRHDILRVHTVQYLNSLREHLPEQGYFPIDPDTLMNPHTYEAALYAAGAGVAAVDAVMGGEARTAFCAVRPPGHHACRSQAMGFCFLNNVAIAAQHALDFHGLSRVAIVDFDVHHGNGTEDIFAGDDRVLMCSFFQHPFFPNSGTENPASNMLNVPVAAYTGGAAVKTIVTDTWLPALEAHRPELILVSAGFDAHREDDMGQMGLVEADYAWITEQLVEVAERHCQGRIVSTLEGGYNLSALGRSVVAHIRALAKL; encoded by the coding sequence ATGGAGACCATGTATCTTACCCACCCGGCATGCCGCTTGCATGAAATGGGCAGTTGGCATCCCGAAAGCCCCCAGAGGCTGGACGCCATTTCAGACCAGTTGCTTGCCAGCGGATTGATGCCCTACCTGGATGACCGCCAGGCGCCGCAGGCATCCCGCCATGACATATTGCGGGTGCACACTGTCCAGTATCTGAACAGTTTGCGCGAACATTTGCCGGAGCAAGGGTATTTCCCTATCGATCCGGATACCCTGATGAATCCCCACACCTACGAGGCTGCCCTCTACGCGGCGGGCGCGGGCGTGGCGGCGGTGGATGCCGTGATGGGGGGGGAAGCCCGTACGGCGTTCTGCGCGGTGCGGCCTCCCGGGCATCACGCCTGCCGTTCCCAGGCCATGGGATTCTGCTTTCTGAACAACGTCGCCATTGCAGCGCAACATGCACTGGACTTCCACGGCCTGTCGCGTGTGGCCATCGTCGATTTCGATGTGCACCACGGCAATGGCACCGAAGACATCTTCGCTGGCGACGATCGGGTGCTGATGTGCAGCTTCTTCCAGCATCCCTTTTTTCCAAACAGCGGCACCGAGAATCCCGCCTCGAACATGCTGAACGTGCCGGTGGCCGCCTATACCGGAGGGGCCGCGGTCAAGACTATCGTGACGGATACCTGGCTGCCTGCGCTGGAGGCGCACCGCCCCGAACTGATTCTGGTGTCGGCGGGTTTCGACGCGCACCGCGAGGACGACATGGGCCAGATGGGCCTGGTCGAGGCCGACTACGCCTGGATAACCGAACAGCTCGTGGAGGTGGCCGAGCGCCACTGCCAGGGGCGGATCGTCAGCACGCTCGAGGGCGGTTACAACCTGTCAGCCCTGGGCCGCAGCGTGGTTGCGCATATACGAGCGCTTGCGAAGCTGTAG
- a CDS encoding electron transfer flavoprotein subunit alpha/FixB family protein codes for MTTLVIAEHDNAQLKGATLNAVAAAAKIGGDVHVLVAGANARAVADQAAAAAGVSKVLLADAPQLADGLAENVAAQVLAVASGYSHILFPATASGKNVAPRVAAKLDVAQISDIIGVESADTFQRPIYAGNAIATVQSADAVKVITVRTTGFDAVAAQGGSAAVEEIAAVADSGLSTFVGREVAKSDRPELAGARVVVSGGRGLGSAENFKILDPLADKLGAALGASRAAVDAGYAPNDWQVGQTGKIVAPQLYVAVGISGAIQHLAGMKDSKVIVAINKDPEAPIFGVADYGLVGDLFQVVPELTGAL; via the coding sequence ATGACGACGCTGGTTATTGCCGAACACGATAACGCCCAGCTCAAGGGCGCAACCCTGAACGCCGTCGCCGCCGCCGCCAAGATCGGAGGCGACGTGCACGTGCTGGTCGCCGGCGCCAACGCGCGCGCCGTGGCCGACCAGGCCGCCGCCGCCGCAGGCGTCTCCAAGGTCCTGCTGGCCGACGCGCCGCAACTGGCCGACGGCCTGGCCGAGAACGTCGCCGCCCAGGTGCTGGCGGTGGCCTCGGGCTACAGCCACATCCTGTTCCCGGCGACCGCCTCGGGCAAGAACGTGGCCCCGCGCGTGGCTGCCAAGTTGGACGTGGCACAGATCTCCGACATCATCGGCGTGGAATCCGCCGACACCTTCCAGCGCCCGATCTACGCCGGCAACGCGATTGCCACGGTGCAGTCGGCCGACGCCGTCAAGGTCATCACTGTGCGCACCACCGGCTTTGACGCCGTGGCCGCGCAGGGCGGTTCCGCCGCGGTGGAGGAAATCGCCGCCGTCGCCGATTCGGGGCTGTCCACCTTCGTGGGCCGCGAAGTCGCCAAGAGCGACCGTCCGGAGCTGGCCGGCGCGCGCGTCGTCGTCTCCGGCGGCCGCGGCCTGGGCAGCGCCGAGAACTTCAAGATCCTGGATCCGCTGGCCGACAAGCTGGGCGCGGCACTCGGCGCCTCGCGCGCCGCGGTCGACGCAGGCTATGCGCCTAACGACTGGCAAGTCGGTCAAACCGGCAAGATCGTCGCGCCGCAGCTGTATGTGGCGGTTGGTATCTCGGGTGCCATCCAGCACTTGGCCGGCATGAAGGATTCGAAGGTCATCGTGGCCATCAACAAGGATCCGGAAGCGCCGATCTTCGGCGTGGCCGATTATGGCCTGGTGGGCGATCTGTTCCAGGTCGTGCCTGAACTGACCGGCGCGCTGTAA
- a CDS encoding IclR family transcriptional regulator, which yields MDVKTAGRVLDVLNLFAEAQKPLLYSEIAAQMEIPLSSCHGLLKTMVARGYLYEIGKKHGYYPTQKLIHVATLICHSDPLNAVIEPVLARVRDLTGETALLAKLADDKVVYLIVAESKQTIRFSHQPGGFKAVHATSSGKALLSVLSQDERQKWFKAYSGFAAYTDSTLTSREAFDRDLEAGVARGWQRSVGENVEDVMSISLGFRAYEQPFAIVVAGPLSRMLKNEATTGKQLTEVKAMLQAALPSANLTFVGVDSR from the coding sequence ATGGATGTGAAAACTGCAGGCCGTGTGCTGGATGTGCTGAACCTCTTCGCCGAGGCGCAGAAGCCCTTGCTGTACAGCGAAATCGCTGCCCAGATGGAAATTCCGCTCTCCAGCTGCCACGGTCTCCTGAAGACCATGGTGGCGCGCGGCTATCTCTATGAAATCGGCAAGAAGCATGGCTACTACCCGACCCAGAAGCTGATCCACGTGGCCACCCTGATCTGCCATAGCGACCCGCTCAACGCGGTGATCGAGCCGGTGCTGGCCCGGGTGCGGGACCTGACGGGCGAGACGGCCTTGCTGGCCAAGCTGGCCGACGACAAGGTCGTGTACCTGATCGTCGCGGAATCCAAGCAGACGATCCGCTTCTCGCATCAGCCCGGCGGCTTCAAGGCGGTGCACGCGACCAGCTCGGGCAAGGCGCTGCTGTCGGTGCTGTCCCAGGACGAACGGCAGAAGTGGTTCAAGGCCTACAGCGGATTTGCCGCCTACACGGACAGCACGCTCACCAGCCGGGAAGCCTTCGACCGCGACCTGGAAGCGGGCGTGGCGCGCGGCTGGCAGCGCTCGGTGGGCGAAAACGTCGAGGACGTGATGTCCATTTCGCTCGGATTCCGGGCATACGAACAACCCTTTGCCATCGTGGTGGCCGGCCCGCTGAGCCGGATGCTGAAGAACGAAGCCACCACGGGGAAACAGCTGACCGAGGTCAAGGCGATGCTGCAGGCGGCGCTGCCCTCGGCCAATCTCACCTTTGTAGGAGTAGACAGTAGATGA
- the cysM gene encoding cysteine synthase CysM — protein sequence MTTTYPTIEQTVGNTPLVRLQRIPGAAGAARGNVILAKLEGNNPAGSVKDRPALSMIARAEERGDIKPGDTLIEATSGNTGIALAMAAAMRGYRMILIMPDNLSVERRAAMTAYGAELILTPADKGGMEYARDLASAMQADGRGLVLDQFANPDNPRAHIETTGPEIWNQTEGRVTHFVSAMGTTGTIMGVSTYLKSRNPAVQVVGAQPAEGSSIPGIRKWPEAYLPKIFDRSRVDAYESIEQAEAEQMARRLAAEEGIFGGISSAGALVAALRVAERVNDATIVFIVCDRGDRYLSTGVFN from the coding sequence ATGACTACTACCTATCCCACTATCGAGCAAACCGTCGGCAACACGCCGCTGGTGCGCCTGCAGCGCATTCCCGGGGCCGCGGGCGCTGCCCGAGGCAATGTCATCCTGGCCAAGCTGGAGGGTAACAACCCCGCCGGCTCCGTGAAGGACCGTCCGGCCCTGTCGATGATCGCGCGCGCCGAAGAGCGCGGCGACATCAAGCCGGGCGACACCCTCATCGAGGCGACCAGCGGCAATACCGGCATCGCGCTGGCCATGGCGGCCGCCATGCGCGGCTACCGCATGATCCTGATCATGCCGGACAACCTGTCGGTGGAACGGCGCGCGGCCATGACGGCCTATGGCGCCGAGCTGATCCTGACGCCGGCGGACAAGGGCGGCATGGAATATGCCCGCGACCTGGCTTCCGCCATGCAGGCGGACGGCCGCGGGCTGGTGCTGGACCAGTTCGCCAATCCCGACAACCCGCGCGCTCACATCGAGACCACCGGGCCGGAAATCTGGAACCAGACAGAAGGGCGCGTCACCCACTTCGTGAGCGCCATGGGCACCACGGGCACCATCATGGGCGTGTCGACCTATCTGAAGTCGCGCAACCCGGCGGTGCAGGTAGTGGGCGCGCAGCCTGCCGAAGGATCGTCGATCCCGGGCATACGCAAGTGGCCCGAAGCCTATCTGCCCAAGATCTTCGACCGCAGCCGGGTCGACGCCTACGAATCCATCGAACAGGCGGAAGCCGAACAGATGGCGCGCCGGCTGGCGGCGGAAGAGGGCATCTTCGGCGGGATTTCCTCCGCGGGTGCGCTGGTTGCGGCCCTGCGCGTGGCCGAACGCGTCAACGATGCCACCATCGTGTTCATCGTGTGCGACCGCGGCGACCGCTATCTGTCCACGGGCGTTTTCAACTGA